GTCGCTTGGGCacaaattctgcagaatttctACAGAATTCATATTTGGTCCAACTCAACTTTGACTTTTGATTTTAGACACTTCTAAACAAACTTGTTCAAATCCATAGGgagtgaaattgagtgctagaaCTCCAAATCAAGTGTCCACTTCCAAGCTTTCCAACTCTTCAACTCAAGATTAGACTCTTTGACAACAAAAAGCACATAAAGCATGCCTCAACTCATCAAACTAAGCTTAAACAAGCACCAGCACACCAGAATACAATTAAACAACTTGAATTGCATCTATTCACAACAAAACATCACAACACTCACATTCCACCAATGTAACACAAACTTCCAATCAAAAGCACAATTACTAAAACAACTAATTTGAACTAAGGACAGTCAAACCaacttcaaacaatcaaaacacaacaaaataagaaaaacacacaagagaagggatagaaaaactgggttgcctcccagcaagcgctcgtttaacgtcattagcttgacaccatGATGCTCAGGGGTCAACCAACTCAATACTTGTGTTGAGGTGTTCAACCTCACCACCTAAGTAATGCTTTAGTCGTTGCCCATTGACTACCCAACTTCTTTGTGGGTCATCAGAGGAAGGATCTATCAGTTCAACAGCTCGATGTTGTTTGACATCTTTGATAGTGAACGGACCCGACCACTTGGATTTCAATTTGCCCGCAAAGAGTTTGAAGCGGGAGTTGAACAATAAGACTTGTTGACCCGGATGGAAGACtttcttcaccaacttcttGTCATGGTAAAACTTGACATTCTCCTTGTAGCTCTTGGAGGAATCATAGGCATGGAGgcgcatttcttcaagttccAAAAGttgtctctttctcttctccGCAGACATGGATGGGTCAAAGTTCAAGAATTTGAGAGCCCAATAAGCACGATGCTCTAACTCAACCGGCAAGTGACAAGTCTTCCCATAAACAAGTTGGAAAGGAGTTAGCCCCACTGGAGTCTTCATGGAAGTTCTATATGCCCATAGGGCATCATCCAGCTTTTAAGACTAATCCTTCCTAGAAGAAGCAATGGTTTTCTCCAATATCTTCTTTATCTCCCAGTTTGAAACTTCCGCTTGGCCATTTGTTTGTGGGTGATAAGGTGAGGCCACCTTATGCTTAACTTCATAGTTCTTAAGCACCTTGGCCAATtgatcattgcaaaagtgaGACCCTCCATCACTAATGAGGACTCTAGGATTTCCAAACCGGGTAAAAACTTGCTTTTTCAAGAACTTGATGAATGTGGATGCATCATTTTTGGGGCAAGCAGCTGCCTCCACCCATTTGCTCACATAATCAACGGCCACCAGGATATAATCATtgttgaaagaaggaggaagaggGCCAACAAAGTCTATGCCCCAACAATCAAAGACTTCCACCTCTTGAATCATTTGCAAGGGCATttcatgcctccttgagatACTCCCCGTTCTTTGGCATTTGTCACAGCTTCTAGCATGATGGTGAGCATCCTTGAACAAAGTAGGCC
This genomic interval from Vigna radiata var. radiata cultivar VC1973A chromosome 8, Vradiata_ver6, whole genome shotgun sequence contains the following:
- the LOC106770237 gene encoding uncharacterized protein LOC106770237, producing the protein MKTPVGLTPFQLVYGKTCHLPVELEHRAYWALKFLNFDPSMSAEKRKRQLLELEEMRLHAYDSSKSYKENVKFYHDKKLVKKVFHPGQQVLLFNSRFKLFAGKLKSKWSGPFTIKDVKQHRAVELIDPSSDDPQRSWVVNGQRLKHYLGGEVEHLNTSIELVDP